The following are encoded in a window of Pseudomonas sp. St316 genomic DNA:
- the cobU gene encoding bifunctional adenosylcobinamide kinase/adenosylcobinamide-phosphate guanylyltransferase: MLQLILGGARSGKSRLAEKLATDTQLPVTYIATSQPLDGEMNERVAQHRARRPVQWALVEEPLALARVLRDNAAADRCLLVDCLTLWLTNLLMLDDPEQLNTEREALLDCLAALPGEIIFVSNETGMGVVPLGELTRRYVDEAGWLHQALAERCQRVVLTVAGLPLTLKGTAL; encoded by the coding sequence ATGCTCCAACTGATCCTCGGTGGCGCCCGCTCCGGCAAGAGTCGCCTGGCGGAAAAACTCGCGACGGATACCCAATTACCCGTGACCTACATCGCCACCAGCCAACCCCTGGACGGCGAGATGAACGAGCGGGTCGCCCAGCATCGCGCCCGCCGTCCGGTGCAATGGGCGCTGGTGGAAGAACCCCTGGCTCTGGCTCGGGTGCTGCGGGACAACGCCGCCGCCGATCGATGCCTGCTGGTCGATTGCCTGACCCTGTGGCTGACCAACCTGCTGATGCTCGACGATCCCGAGCAACTCAATACCGAACGCGAAGCACTGCTGGACTGCCTGGCCGCACTACCCGGTGAAATCATTTTTGTCAGCAACGAGACCGGAATGGGTGTCGTGCCCCTGGGCGAGCTGACTCGCCGTTACGTCGATGAAGCCGGTTGGCTGCATCAAGCTTTGGCCGAACGTTGCCAGCGCGTCGTGTTGACCGTTGCCGGCCTGCCCCTGACTCTCAAAGGTACTGCGTTATGA
- the cobT gene encoding nicotinate-nucleotide--dimethylbenzimidazole phosphoribosyltransferase translates to MNHCWWLDPCKPLDTQALEQATARQQQLTKPAGSLGRLESVAVQLAGLQGQVKPSLDRLWIAIFAGDHGVVAEGVSAFPQEVTGQMLLNFVSGGAAISVLARQLGASLEVIDLGTVAPSLDLPGVRHLNVGPGTANFLQGPAMTASQGEQALQAGRDSVARAVASGAQLFIGGEMGIGNTTAASALACALLDCPVAQLVGPGTGLDAAGVSRKAQVIERALTLHSAERNDPLQTLFNLGGFEIAALVGAYLASAQQGVAVLVDGFICSVAALVAVQLNPACRPWLLFGHRGAEPGHRHVLETLNAEPLLDLGLRLGEGSGAALAVPLLRLACDLHGQMATFAEAAVADRPA, encoded by the coding sequence ATGAATCACTGCTGGTGGCTGGACCCCTGCAAGCCCCTCGATACCCAGGCCCTGGAACAGGCCACGGCCCGTCAGCAACAGCTGACCAAGCCGGCCGGCTCCCTCGGGCGCCTGGAGTCGGTGGCGGTGCAACTGGCGGGGCTGCAAGGGCAAGTCAAACCAAGCCTGGATCGGCTGTGGATCGCGATTTTCGCCGGTGATCATGGCGTGGTGGCCGAGGGCGTCTCCGCCTTTCCCCAGGAAGTGACCGGGCAGATGCTGCTCAACTTCGTCAGCGGCGGCGCGGCCATCAGCGTCCTGGCGCGGCAATTGGGCGCGTCCCTGGAAGTGATAGACCTGGGCACCGTGGCGCCTTCGCTGGACCTGCCCGGTGTGCGGCATCTGAATGTCGGGCCTGGCACGGCGAATTTCCTCCAGGGCCCGGCCATGACCGCATCCCAGGGTGAACAAGCCTTGCAAGCCGGACGCGACAGCGTGGCCCGGGCCGTCGCCAGCGGGGCGCAACTGTTCATCGGCGGTGAGATGGGCATCGGCAACACCACGGCCGCCAGCGCCCTGGCCTGCGCCTTGCTCGATTGCCCGGTGGCACAGTTGGTCGGCCCCGGCACGGGCTTGGACGCCGCAGGTGTCAGCCGCAAGGCCCAGGTCATCGAACGTGCCCTGACGCTGCACAGTGCCGAGCGCAACGACCCGTTGCAGACCTTGTTCAACCTCGGTGGTTTTGAAATCGCCGCCTTGGTGGGTGCTTATCTGGCCAGCGCCCAGCAGGGCGTCGCGGTCCTGGTGGACGGTTTTATTTGCAGCGTCGCGGCCCTGGTGGCCGTGCAGCTCAATCCCGCCTGCCGGCCATGGTTGCTGTTCGGCCATCGCGGCGCCGAACCGGGCCATCGTCACGTACTGGAAACCCTCAACGCCGAACCGCTGCTCGACCTGGGCCTGCGTCTGGGCGAGGGCAGTGGCGCGGCGCTGGCGGTGCCGTTGTTGCGCCTGGCCTGTGATCTGCACGGGCAGATGGCGACGTTTGCCGAAGCGGCCGTGGCGGATCGCCCGGCATGA
- the cobC gene encoding alpha-ribazole phosphatase family protein codes for MTLHLDLLRHGETELGGGLRGSLDDALTVKGWEQMHAAVEQGGPWDRLVSSPLQRCARFAEQLGARLGLPLHLDKDLQELHFGAWEGRSAAALMDTDAQALGRFWADPYSFTPPDGEPVLAFSNRVLAAVERLHAAYAGQRVLLVSHGGVMRLLLARARGLPREQLLNVEVAHGALFSLQVSSDSVLTEVG; via the coding sequence ATGACCTTGCACCTGGACCTGCTGCGTCATGGCGAAACCGAACTGGGCGGCGGCTTGCGCGGCAGTCTCGACGATGCCTTGACCGTCAAGGGCTGGGAACAGATGCACGCGGCGGTGGAGCAGGGCGGGCCGTGGGATCGCTTGGTCAGTTCACCATTGCAGCGTTGCGCCCGTTTCGCTGAGCAGCTCGGCGCCCGACTCGGCCTGCCGCTGCACCTGGACAAAGATCTGCAGGAGCTGCATTTCGGTGCCTGGGAAGGCCGCAGCGCGGCGGCGTTGATGGACACCGACGCCCAAGCCTTGGGCCGCTTCTGGGCCGACCCCTACAGTTTCACGCCACCTGATGGTGAGCCGGTGCTGGCGTTCTCCAACCGCGTGCTGGCGGCGGTCGAACGCCTGCACGCGGCCTACGCCGGGCAGCGGGTTTTGCTGGTCAGCCATGGCGGCGTAATGCGCCTGCTGCTGGCCCGGGCCCGAGGCCTGCCTCGCGAACAATTGCTCAATGTCGAAGTCGCCCACGGCGCGTTGTTTTCTCTGCAAGTGTCGTCCGACTCCGTACTGACAGAGGTTGGCTGA